One window of Gammaproteobacteria bacterium genomic DNA carries:
- a CDS encoding Tn3 family transposase — protein sequence MDIFLKSVQSIRNQAKNNRIANEHAQRGDRLILMKQLIDEQEYLEKLIIEITEIINQDHLSDHNKISEIKNLIQQNQVIQEKINQQAPITKSQQLRQFLNDDTYYNMLEKLSMRLQRRVSRIVKSVDFNSDTSDPKIISAIQYFKQKDGNIDQHAPTEFLDNNQKRIVYDADNKIRQSLYKVLLFIHMASCIKAGSLNLKYSYQYKAIQDYLISEVLWKTNKDSLLESAGLMHFADIEQVLSQFKDILDDRYHRINQRIEKNKNLQIYFDDNNSYTLSTPRLEKKNTETIADLLLESGFIPIIQILSDINKVTQFADDFKHYSVKNQKLKPTSETIIAGLMAKGHNIGIDKISHISIGINGNTLRQTVNWFFTLGNIHSANNTIIDFINKLSLSNVFKYHAEITHTASDGQKYQVSVDSLLANYSFKYFGKDKGVSVYTFVDEKNSLFYSTVISASEREAAYVIDGLLHNDVIKSNIHSTDMHGFTESIFATSHFIGTSFAPRFKNLNNQYIYAFSARQTYAKKGYKILPSRTINSNLLREHWDDVLRFMTTIKLKETSASRLFKRLSSYAKDHPLYKATKEFGRIIKTQFIVTYIDDVELRQHIEKQLNRVELSNKFSKAVFFDKNGEFPVPTREEQEIVTACKTLIQNAIILWNYLYLSQRLINTKKAQDQSDLLGTIKNGSLMTWQHVNMRGEYDFTKAANSSKFDIAKILSLKIEHDAV from the coding sequence ATTGATATTTTTTTAAAATCAGTTCAATCTATTCGAAATCAAGCCAAAAATAATCGAATTGCTAATGAACATGCACAACGTGGTGATCGACTTATTTTGATGAAGCAATTGATTGATGAACAAGAGTACCTGGAAAAGTTAATTATTGAGATAACAGAAATTATTAATCAAGATCATCTTTCAGATCATAATAAAATTAGTGAAATTAAAAATCTTATCCAACAAAACCAAGTTATTCAGGAAAAAATTAACCAACAGGCGCCTATAACTAAAAGCCAGCAATTAAGACAATTTCTTAATGATGATACTTATTATAATATGTTAGAGAAGCTATCAATGCGATTGCAACGTCGTGTTTCAAGGATTGTCAAGTCAGTTGATTTTAATTCCGATACATCTGATCCAAAAATCATCTCAGCTATCCAATATTTTAAGCAAAAAGATGGCAATATTGATCAGCATGCTCCAACAGAATTTTTGGATAATAACCAAAAAAGAATTGTTTATGATGCTGATAATAAAATACGTCAATCCTTATACAAAGTTTTGTTATTTATTCATATGGCAAGCTGCATTAAGGCAGGCAGCCTAAATCTTAAATATTCCTACCAATATAAAGCTATTCAGGACTATTTAATTTCTGAAGTGCTATGGAAAACTAATAAGGATTCGCTTCTTGAATCCGCAGGATTAATGCACTTTGCCGATATCGAACAGGTTCTTTCACAATTTAAAGATATATTAGATGATCGCTATCATCGCATTAATCAACGTATTGAGAAAAATAAAAATTTACAAATTTATTTTGACGATAATAATAGTTACACCTTGAGTACACCACGCTTAGAGAAAAAGAACACCGAGACTATAGCTGATTTATTGTTAGAATCTGGCTTTATACCTATCATTCAGATACTCAGTGATATAAACAAGGTCACTCAATTCGCCGATGACTTTAAGCACTACAGTGTCAAGAACCAGAAACTTAAGCCTACGTCAGAAACAATTATTGCTGGCTTGATGGCGAAAGGACACAACATCGGTATTGATAAAATTAGTCACATTTCGATCGGGATTAATGGAAATACTTTACGTCAAACAGTGAATTGGTTTTTTACATTGGGAAATATTCACTCTGCAAATAACACCATTATAGATTTCATTAATAAACTTTCTTTATCAAATGTATTTAAATATCATGCCGAGATTACCCATACGGCGAGTGATGGACAAAAATATCAAGTGTCGGTAGATTCACTGCTTGCTAATTATTCTTTCAAATATTTTGGTAAAGACAAAGGTGTTAGTGTGTATACATTTGTTGATGAAAAAAACTCCCTTTTCTACTCAACTGTAATCAGTGCATCGGAAAGAGAGGCTGCATATGTTATTGATGGTTTACTCCATAATGATGTAATTAAAAGTAATATTCATTCAACTGATATGCATGGTTTTACAGAATCTATTTTCGCAACATCTCACTTTATTGGCACCAGTTTTGCACCTCGCTTTAAGAACCTTAACAACCAATATATTTACGCATTTTCAGCACGTCAAACATACGCTAAAAAGGGTTACAAGATTTTACCGAGTCGAACCATCAATTCCAATTTACTTCGTGAACATTGGGATGATGTACTTAGATTTATGACCACGATTAAATTAAAAGAAACTAGCGCATCACGTTTATTTAAGCGATTAAGCTCGTACGCCAAAGATCACCCATTATATAAAGCAACAAAAGAGTTTGGTCGCATTATTAAAACACAATTTATTGTAACTTATATTGATGATGTTGAACTGCGCCAACACATTGAAAAGCAATTAAACCGAGTTGAGTTGTCTAACAAGTTTTCTAAGGCCGTATTTTTTGATAAGAATGGCGAATTCCCGGTTCCTACCCGTGAAGAGCAGGAAATAGTAACTGCCTGCAAAACTCTCATACAAAATGCCATTATTCTTTGGAATTACCTCTACTTATCGCAGCGATTGATTAATACAAAAAAAGCTCAAGATCAATCTGACCTACTTGGCACCATCAAAAACGGCTCCCTTATGACATGGCAGCATGTTAATATGCGCGGAGAATATGATTTTACAAAAGCAGCCAACAGTTCAAAGTTCGACATAGCCAAGATTTTGTCACTCAAAATTGAACATGATGCGGTTTAA
- a CDS encoding DUF4158 domain-containing protein, with protein MVLQWGYFRASGRFFLVTDFCLPDIRYISQQLDIPYSSIDLNDYQEKRKICGEHQIAILKAMNFRYFDTDEKEWMKSQLENLISKHMQPREIIYYLASQCHQRQIEIPSYHYFSDNITKIYNSIENDLVTIIKQKIVSEQINKLLLILDENHESVSPLITQWKTHNQSTQVKQIDAEMDVFNQIKMTFYIVLPLLQELKLSANSSYYYATWVKKAKLSQLKQMPDKARLYLHLSAMFSISFIYDKIHRLIFF; from the coding sequence ATGGTATTGCAATGGGGTTATTTTCGCGCAAGCGGTCGATTTTTCCTTGTCACTGATTTTTGTTTACCTGATATTCGTTATATTTCTCAGCAATTAGATATCCCCTACTCTAGTATTGATTTAAATGATTACCAGGAAAAACGAAAAATTTGCGGAGAGCATCAAATAGCTATTTTAAAGGCAATGAATTTTCGTTATTTCGATACAGATGAAAAAGAATGGATGAAATCGCAGTTAGAAAATCTAATTTCAAAACACATGCAACCTAGGGAAATTATTTATTATTTAGCATCGCAATGTCATCAACGACAAATTGAGATACCCAGCTATCATTATTTTTCTGATAACATAACTAAAATTTATAATTCGATTGAAAATGATTTGGTAACCATTATTAAACAAAAAATCGTGTCAGAACAGATAAATAAATTACTCTTAATCTTAGATGAAAACCATGAATCTGTATCTCCATTAATTACACAATGGAAGACTCATAATCAATCAACACAAGTGAAACAAATTGATGCTGAAATGGACGTATTCAATCAAATCAAAATGACTTTCTATATTGTTCTTCCTCTTCTACAAGAGCTAAAGCTTTCGGCTAATAGTAGTTACTACTATGCAACATGGGTAAAAAAAGCAAAACTTAGCCAACTTAAACAAATGCCAGATAAGGCGAGGTTGTATTTACATCTGAGTGCTATGTTCAGCATCAGTTTTATCTACGACAAGATTCATCGATTGATATTTTTTTAA
- a CDS encoding tyrosine-type recombinase/integrase has product MVNLNTITPLFIMAEGTDNIGKNIVKFAHDDYNKELGAALIDAKNDADAISIFLSEYKDSVETLRSYAKEVERLLLWCIHVAKVNISSLRRDHLTNYQDFLKNPSPKKLWCGPSIGRLKKDGTLNSDWRPFVRGLGANSIKKSIKILDSFFNYLVQTNYLVGNPLAVNRRRKRRNQAKPRIIDRYLELDEIHATLNALSEYPTDDDTKAFQAIRARYIILLLFYSGLRIAEAANHSMGNFMQREGNWFLRVIGKGKKLREIPVPDELREALANFREKVSLPTPQPKFRKNTPLIPMQNLKQSIRPRRIDQILKWAFNLGANQFEPDHPQKASKLRQASAHWLRHSYVTYLLDSGAPLKVAQENAGHSDIGTTMLYRHVAQTDRFEATRHLSLRKIKSSSKN; this is encoded by the coding sequence ATGGTAAATCTAAACACAATTACACCATTATTTATCATGGCTGAAGGCACTGACAATATAGGCAAAAATATTGTTAAATTTGCGCATGATGATTATAACAAAGAACTTGGGGCAGCACTCATTGATGCCAAGAATGATGCCGATGCTATTTCAATATTTCTTAGTGAGTACAAGGATTCAGTAGAAACCCTGCGTTCATATGCTAAGGAAGTTGAAAGATTATTGTTGTGGTGTATTCATGTGGCTAAAGTAAATATATCCAGCCTGCGCCGTGATCACTTAACCAATTATCAAGATTTTTTGAAAAATCCCTCTCCAAAAAAGCTATGGTGTGGTCCTAGTATTGGGCGGTTAAAAAAAGATGGTACGCTAAATTCAGATTGGCGCCCTTTTGTAAGGGGTTTAGGCGCTAATTCAATTAAAAAGTCGATTAAAATTTTAGATTCATTTTTTAACTATTTAGTACAAACAAATTACCTCGTCGGAAATCCACTTGCAGTTAATAGACGTCGTAAGCGGCGGAATCAAGCTAAACCACGTATTATTGATCGTTATTTAGAATTGGATGAAATTCATGCGACGCTGAATGCATTGTCTGAGTACCCAACTGACGATGATACGAAAGCATTTCAAGCTATACGTGCGCGCTACATTATATTATTGCTATTTTATTCCGGGCTTCGCATTGCGGAAGCTGCTAATCATAGTATGGGCAATTTTATGCAGCGAGAAGGAAATTGGTTTTTACGGGTAATTGGTAAAGGGAAAAAATTACGCGAAATTCCTGTGCCAGATGAATTAAGAGAAGCATTAGCTAATTTCAGGGAAAAAGTAAGCTTACCTACTCCGCAACCGAAATTTCGAAAAAATACACCACTTATCCCCATGCAGAACTTAAAACAATCCATTCGACCACGGAGAATTGACCAAATATTAAAATGGGCATTTAATCTGGGTGCTAATCAGTTTGAACCTGATCATCCACAAAAAGCATCAAAACTACGCCAAGCTTCAGCCCATTGGTTACGACATAGTTACGTCACCTATCTCTTAGACTCTGGTGCACCTCTTAAGGTCGCGCAAGAAAACGCTGGGCATAGCGACATTGGTACAACCATGCTTTACCGACATGTGGCACAGACAGATCGTTTTGAGGCAACTCGACATTTATCACTTCGAAAGATAAAGTCTTCTTCAAAAAATTAA
- a CDS encoding helix-turn-helix transcriptional regulator — translation MTYKPVHRDNKSRKEILANPETRAIYEATKLQIDLAMKLKKARLKRNLTQDDVAEIMHTKKPAISRLEAINDNVHHFPSLLTLIKFASAIGYELKFGLTPIKNLKKFKLENHREK, via the coding sequence ATGACCTATAAACCAGTACATCGTGATAATAAATCACGGAAAGAAATATTAGCTAATCCAGAAACTCGCGCAATATACGAAGCGACAAAATTGCAAATTGACCTTGCCATGAAATTAAAGAAAGCGCGTCTGAAACGGAATCTGACACAAGATGATGTTGCTGAAATTATGCATACTAAAAAACCAGCGATATCACGCTTAGAAGCAATCAATGATAATGTACATCATTTTCCATCATTGCTTACGCTTATTAAATTTGCATCTGCAATTGGGTATGAATTGAAATTTGGCTTAACTCCTATTAAGAATCTTAAAAAATTTAAATTAGAAAACCACCGAGAAAAATAA
- a CDS encoding type II toxin-antitoxin system RelE/ParE family toxin, with translation MNPVKEDARALHKSIKAKYEAILDKILEHGPDLGLPFTRAMGKGLFEIRAKGHAGISRGFFCTLSNNTLVILHVFVKKTESTPKKALELAIKRMKEVKSHDL, from the coding sequence ATAAATCCTGTTAAAGAAGATGCTCGCGCACTTCATAAATCTATCAAAGCAAAATATGAAGCTATTCTGGATAAAATATTGGAGCATGGCCCTGATCTTGGTCTTCCATTTACAAGAGCGATGGGAAAAGGACTTTTTGAAATTCGCGCCAAAGGTCATGCAGGAATTTCCAGGGGATTTTTCTGTACCCTTTCTAATAATACTCTGGTAATACTTCACGTCTTTGTTAAGAAGACGGAAAGTACCCCTAAAAAAGCATTGGAACTGGCTATAAAACGAATGAAAGAGGTGAAAAGTCATGACCTATAA
- a CDS encoding helix-turn-helix transcriptional regulator: MLYITHHHTTYVIPTKIANKYVVEDDKSRKPKKSLSIQTIFEKLDKQYTRAGALLKGLRLREGLSQVAFAKRIKVTQANLSNMENGQRSIGKIIAKRIEKVFGTNYRYFLE, translated from the coding sequence ATGTTGTATATAACGCATCACCATACCACTTACGTTATCCCTACAAAAATTGCTAATAAATATGTTGTGGAAGATGATAAATCAAGAAAGCCAAAAAAATCGTTATCTATTCAAACCATATTTGAGAAGCTTGATAAGCAATACACTAGGGCAGGAGCCTTATTAAAGGGTTTAAGATTGCGTGAAGGTTTGTCGCAAGTTGCATTTGCTAAGAGAATTAAGGTAACTCAGGCTAACTTATCTAATATGGAAAATGGCCAAAGATCGATAGGAAAGATTATTGCAAAGAGAATTGAGAAAGTTTTTGGTACGAATTATCGTTACTTTCTTGAGTAG
- a CDS encoding nucleotidyl transferase AbiEii/AbiGii toxin family protein yields MKRWYSINLFCTDQFPRLSVDLDFNYIGAVDKNIMQQEKPELETILLDICKRLQYELHRNPRGHAGGKTVIVYKSGMGTKGGLEIDLNYIYRIPLWKVSWRSSPAWPKATKAKILDIHELAAGKLNALLEREVSRDLFDSHQLLTKWSFNTEKLRLAFTVYAAMRKQNWQNISVDNQASAILTEKHRCTLH; encoded by the coding sequence ATTAAAAGGTGGTACAGCATAAATTTATTTTGTACTGATCAGTTTCCCAGACTATCAGTTGATTTAGATTTTAATTACATTGGCGCAGTTGATAAAAACATAATGCAACAGGAAAAACCGGAACTTGAAACTATTTTGTTAGATATTTGTAAGAGGCTTCAATATGAATTGCATCGTAACCCTAGAGGCCATGCGGGAGGTAAAACCGTTATCGTATATAAGAGTGGGATGGGTACAAAAGGTGGGCTTGAAATCGATCTAAATTATATATATCGCATACCTCTTTGGAAAGTATCATGGCGCTCATCACCAGCTTGGCCAAAAGCAACAAAGGCAAAGATACTAGATATCCACGAACTTGCAGCTGGCAAACTAAATGCTTTACTGGAAAGAGAAGTAAGTCGCGATTTATTTGATAGCCACCAATTATTGACAAAGTGGTCTTTTAATACTGAAAAGTTACGGCTTGCTTTTACAGTATATGCTGCAATGAGGAAGCAAAATTGGCAAAATATTTCTGTAGATAATCAAGCTTCCGCAATTCTTACAGAGAAGCACAGATGTACCCTGCATTAG
- a CDS encoding sel1 repeat family protein: MQSYSSQIQERENQKRETVVVNFLKNNIDFFMAPFANYREFNMWAKNNNQMRELTHDMRRVLEPNYLNEEKGVTRPLTQFISALMVETLESNSLLGGDETSMRNLLSQHPGMVEMFINHLRNPVIDEWYRTQASPEAIERRNNFKDEKCGEVIKIAHKFVSDQDIQNKFSKFLQNLIDARNLNANLKYLSDPTNHNFTYITLKFRQGSDQAVANLVASLKNNYSIPASFDSDPNDNSAAPMLIIQYKYAVAFALTQIGIHAGKQKKYDKSAEYFQLGSQLSYVRAKTYLAKMHINNRLGEASDKRIGLRLLQHAAKSGHAKAQLTMAKMLKNGTSPFREPNIIQAREWYKQAEKNGIPTAQIYIQELDKKLVAYDQLKKRYGNSIKEAWVKDDKLIITWASDSATIAKELIKFQFPGTRVKSGTITLQISPSLISMLEERQEVKHHSRSSATFSDKLGKIGQELLSSDEKKDTPLKPTQKP; this comes from the coding sequence ATGCAAAGTTATAGCTCACAAATACAAGAACGCGAAAATCAAAAACGTGAAACTGTCGTCGTTAATTTTCTAAAAAATAATATAGATTTTTTTATGGCCCCTTTTGCAAACTATAGGGAATTTAATATGTGGGCAAAAAACAATAACCAGATGAGGGAATTAACACATGACATGCGTAGGGTGTTAGAACCAAATTATCTTAACGAAGAAAAAGGGGTAACGCGGCCACTAACTCAATTTATTTCTGCCTTAATGGTAGAGACTCTAGAAAGCAATTCTCTGTTAGGTGGTGATGAAACTAGTATGCGGAATTTGTTATCTCAGCACCCCGGTATGGTCGAGATGTTTATCAATCACCTGCGGAATCCTGTAATTGATGAGTGGTATCGTACTCAAGCATCGCCAGAAGCTATTGAGCGCAGAAATAACTTTAAGGATGAGAAATGTGGAGAAGTGATAAAAATAGCACATAAATTTGTAAGCGACCAAGATATCCAAAATAAATTCAGCAAATTTTTGCAAAATTTAATCGATGCCAGAAACTTAAATGCTAATCTTAAATATCTCTCTGACCCAACTAACCATAATTTTACTTATATTACGCTAAAATTTAGACAAGGTAGCGATCAAGCAGTTGCGAATTTGGTTGCGTCATTAAAAAATAATTATTCTATTCCTGCCAGCTTTGATTCAGATCCAAATGATAATTCCGCTGCACCTATGCTGATAATTCAATATAAATATGCTGTCGCTTTTGCGTTAACGCAAATAGGCATTCATGCGGGTAAACAAAAAAAATATGATAAGTCTGCTGAATATTTTCAATTGGGCAGTCAATTAAGCTATGTTAGAGCCAAAACTTATTTAGCTAAGATGCATATTAATAATCGTTTAGGTGAGGCGAGTGATAAACGAATTGGACTTCGATTATTACAACATGCTGCGAAAAGTGGGCATGCAAAAGCACAACTTACTATGGCAAAAATGCTTAAAAATGGGACCTCGCCTTTTAGAGAGCCTAATATCATTCAAGCCCGAGAATGGTATAAACAAGCAGAGAAAAATGGTATCCCTACAGCACAAATATACATACAAGAGTTGGATAAAAAACTTGTCGCTTATGATCAATTAAAAAAACGTTACGGTAATTCAATTAAAGAGGCTTGGGTCAAAGATGACAAATTAATAATAACCTGGGCTTCAGATAGTGCTACTATTGCAAAAGAGTTAATAAAATTTCAATTTCCAGGCACGAGGGTTAAGTCAGGTACTATTACCCTACAAATATCACCGAGCCTAATTTCAATGTTAGAAGAACGGCAAGAAGTGAAACATCATAGTCGAAGTTCTGCAACTTTCAGCGATAAACTCGGAAAAATTGGTCAAGAATTACTTTCATCTGATGAAAAAAAGGATACTCCGCTTAAACCAACCCAAAAACCTTAA
- a CDS encoding DnaJ domain-containing protein, translated as MRSQYADQDYYQTFAVGRNASISEIKSSYKKLAFLHHPDKNPDNREQATEDFQFISNAYETLSHPEQRQLYDLTLPKYPTYATKPSPSTNYSMPYVNEMPPHIEPFAKYVGLDPVYVNKCFQDESNDKSLFEGLYTRIFSMREYLHNYTVGKKPAFNLTEVLALEHQEWLNLTSFYDLVKKEQMSISQAKQVPEGQRRGAVNIWNLNFENPNRNKMILEYLGFAPKRSQEQSHPNPGYSYFFATFFGATKSSPMNESNHTQNNKYTSRPRI; from the coding sequence ATGCGCAGTCAATATGCCGATCAGGATTATTACCAAACTTTTGCCGTAGGTCGAAATGCGAGTATTTCTGAGATCAAATCATCTTATAAAAAACTGGCGTTTTTGCATCATCCGGATAAAAACCCGGATAATCGCGAACAGGCTACAGAAGATTTCCAATTCATTAGCAATGCATATGAAACGCTTTCTCATCCCGAACAAAGACAGCTGTATGATCTTACCTTGCCAAAATATCCCACGTACGCAACAAAACCATCCCCCTCAACAAATTATTCAATGCCTTATGTCAATGAGATGCCCCCTCATATTGAACCATTTGCAAAGTATGTTGGCCTAGATCCAGTGTATGTCAATAAGTGCTTTCAAGATGAATCGAACGACAAATCTCTTTTTGAGGGCCTTTATACCCGTATTTTTAGTATGCGCGAATACCTACACAACTATACGGTTGGTAAAAAGCCAGCTTTTAATTTAACGGAAGTTTTAGCGCTTGAGCATCAAGAATGGTTAAATTTAACTTCTTTTTATGATTTAGTTAAAAAAGAACAAATGTCCATTTCCCAAGCAAAACAAGTTCCTGAAGGGCAACGCCGAGGGGCAGTAAATATATGGAATTTAAACTTTGAGAATCCTAATCGAAATAAAATGATTTTAGAATATTTAGGCTTTGCTCCAAAACGATCACAAGAACAATCACATCCTAACCCAGGATATTCGTATTTTTTTGCTACTTTCTTTGGCGCTACCAAGTCTTCGCCAATGAATGAATCCAATCACACACAAAACAATAAATACACATCACGACCCAGAATTTAA
- a CDS encoding gamma-glutamyl-gamma-aminobutyrate hydrolase family protein (Members of this family of hydrolases with an active site Cys residue belong to MEROPS family C26.) — MPYRPTIGIPFHPAYTNAAFFQSIGRLQECQFNTLLLDCRYYDDEHLASLIKENMTIMDGLLLPGNPYDIDPKFYNEKIISHDLKIAPDDRLFNYQKAIFIAAEKLGMPILGICAGSNVINIVLGRKLEQYLPVNGNVNHDIDPRKGQLAHEVMIKKGTHLHDILQGKNNEDSRDFPMKVNSWHHAVNSNLANCLISSALATDDVIEAVEEKYPGNLNCFGIQFHPEYLQKEMTPTEFHQQNRILHAFKTSSTQFHFSRQVKQDIKRNKVNNLFFQKSSNQIKPTHQSLLKIKEMENDPIAKSMTLK; from the coding sequence GTGCCTTATAGACCAACTATTGGGATACCCTTTCATCCTGCCTATACCAATGCTGCTTTCTTTCAAAGCATTGGAAGACTACAAGAGTGTCAATTTAATACCTTATTGCTAGATTGTCGTTATTATGATGATGAACATCTGGCTTCACTAATAAAGGAAAATATGACCATAATGGATGGGCTGTTACTTCCTGGAAATCCATATGATATTGATCCAAAATTTTATAATGAAAAAATTATTTCGCATGATTTAAAAATTGCACCTGATGACCGGCTATTTAATTACCAAAAAGCAATCTTTATCGCAGCTGAAAAATTGGGAATGCCGATCCTTGGAATTTGCGCAGGATCGAATGTTATCAACATCGTACTTGGAAGAAAGTTAGAACAATATCTCCCTGTTAACGGAAATGTTAATCATGATATCGATCCCCGCAAAGGTCAGCTTGCACATGAAGTAATGATAAAAAAAGGTACCCATTTACATGATATTCTTCAGGGAAAAAATAACGAGGATAGTCGTGACTTTCCCATGAAAGTAAATAGTTGGCATCATGCAGTTAATAGCAATTTAGCAAATTGTTTAATTAGTAGTGCTTTAGCAACAGATGATGTCATAGAAGCGGTTGAAGAAAAATACCCAGGAAATTTAAATTGTTTTGGAATTCAATTCCATCCAGAATATTTACAAAAAGAAATGACTCCGACTGAATTCCATCAACAAAATCGCATTCTTCATGCATTTAAAACTTCAAGCACTCAATTTCATTTTTCACGTCAAGTTAAGCAAGACATTAAAAGAAATAAAGTAAATAACTTGTTTTTTCAGAAATCGAGCAATCAAATTAAACCAACCCATCAAAGTTTACTTAAAATTAAAGAAATGGAAAACGATCCTATTGCAAAATCAATGACTTTAAAATAA
- a CDS encoding type II toxin-antitoxin system Phd/YefM family antitoxin yields the protein MTTVNIHQAKTNFSKLVDAVMQGEEIIIAKAGKPAAKLVPINIIKPARKPGALKNKIKIAADFDSPLSDEFLNSFEGKQ from the coding sequence ATGACTACCGTTAATATACATCAAGCTAAAACTAACTTCTCTAAACTCGTGGATGCCGTCATGCAGGGGGAAGAGATTATTATTGCAAAAGCTGGGAAACCAGCTGCAAAACTGGTTCCCATTAATATTATTAAGCCAGCACGCAAGCCAGGAGCGCTAAAAAACAAAATCAAAATTGCCGCAGATTTTGATTCGCCCCTATCAGATGAATTTTTAAATTCCTTCGAGGGTAAGCAATGA
- a CDS encoding type II toxin-antitoxin system VapC family toxin translates to MNLLLDTHIFIWWLKDDKRLSKKARSLIKAAQSIYISSASIWEAGIKIKIGKLDADIDEVAAAIEKEGFLELPITAMHAAFVNQLPHYHRDPFDRMLIAQAISEPLRLLTVDEQLEPYSELVELV, encoded by the coding sequence ATGAATTTGTTGCTGGATACTCATATTTTCATTTGGTGGCTTAAAGATGATAAACGCTTATCTAAAAAAGCACGCTCTCTTATTAAAGCAGCCCAAAGCATATACATAAGTAGCGCATCGATTTGGGAAGCTGGCATAAAAATCAAAATTGGTAAGCTTGATGCTGACATTGACGAAGTAGCGGCTGCTATTGAAAAGGAAGGCTTTCTTGAACTACCCATCACAGCAATGCATGCTGCATTCGTGAATCAACTACCCCACTATCACCGCGATCCGTTTGATAGAATGCTCATCGCGCAAGCAATATCTGAACCACTTCGTCTCTTAACAGTAGATGAGCAATTAGAGCCATATTCAGAACTAGTTGAATTAGTATAA
- a CDS encoding cupin domain-containing protein, which yields MKTISKKFLTLVLIVTNLIFTSALASSEQSSAVYNFNTMPAYQLIDTINMRFVTSDSFTIIQWNMKAGAKLMPQHKHPNEQVIRVLEGMLQVHSGLSITTLRKGDVMIFASNVPHGFIAVTDTVMYEQQTPFRKDFLEEGFIQKLSAILKQNQ from the coding sequence ATGAAAACAATATCGAAAAAATTTCTTACGTTAGTACTTATTGTCACAAATTTAATATTCACCTCAGCCCTCGCATCATCTGAACAATCATCCGCAGTTTACAATTTCAATACCATGCCTGCTTATCAATTAATTGATACTATCAATATGCGTTTTGTTACAAGTGACTCATTTACAATCATTCAATGGAATATGAAGGCAGGTGCAAAGCTGATGCCACAGCATAAGCATCCCAATGAGCAAGTGATCAGAGTGCTTGAAGGTATGCTGCAGGTTCACTCAGGTTTGTCAATCACGACGCTACGTAAAGGTGACGTCATGATATTTGCATCGAATGTCCCGCATGGTTTTATAGCTGTTACGGATACCGTGATGTATGAACAGCAAACGCCGTTTCGCAAGGATTTTCTGGAAGAAGGTTTTATACAAAAATTGAGCGCGATCTTAAAGCAGAACCAGTGA